From a single Candidatus Delongbacteria bacterium genomic region:
- a CDS encoding nitronate monooxygenase, which translates to MLISAAGTLPPIIQGGMGVGVSNWRLAQAVSLKDMLGVISGTVIDAVMVRRLQLGDPGGHMRRALAAFPCAKTAQKILDDCFVEGGIAPGKAFHSLSMPNLKMNIDRMKMMVAAAFAEVWLAREGHSGPVGINLLEKVQLPNLPTLYGAMLAGVHAVLMGAGVPLAIPGVLDGLAAGQEVRIRLEVKEAGEGRNTEFIFDPGALGIDVPRPLVRPDFLAIISSHTIGRVMVRKASGKVDGFVVENHTAGGHNAPPRQNGTRPGETPAYTQRDIPELDRIAELGLPFWLAGSCASPEKLAEARAAGAAGIQIGSAFAFCDESGIAPELKRRALKASSEGHLEVRTDFRASPTGYPFKLIPLEGTLVDGAKASERERVCDLGFLRSAFEKEGGELGYRCSAEPVPHFERKGGTAEDTQGRLCLCNGLMATIGLGQRRSYGEELPIMTAGDAAADAATFCKDGRLSYTAADVIEHVLGHVSAISHTNLEADQRSGGADSNFDLAADPT; encoded by the coding sequence ATGCTCATCAGCGCAGCGGGCACATTGCCGCCCATCATCCAGGGCGGAATGGGAGTCGGAGTATCCAACTGGCGACTGGCCCAGGCCGTGTCCCTGAAGGATATGCTGGGAGTGATCTCCGGGACGGTCATCGATGCGGTCATGGTGCGCCGGCTGCAGTTGGGCGACCCCGGTGGACACATGCGTCGTGCCCTGGCGGCCTTTCCCTGTGCGAAAACCGCCCAGAAGATCCTGGATGACTGTTTCGTCGAGGGCGGCATCGCGCCGGGCAAGGCGTTTCACAGCCTGAGCATGCCCAACCTGAAAATGAACATCGACCGGATGAAGATGATGGTGGCCGCGGCCTTTGCCGAAGTCTGGCTGGCACGTGAGGGGCATTCAGGACCGGTGGGCATCAACCTGCTTGAAAAGGTGCAGCTGCCCAACCTGCCCACCCTGTATGGGGCGATGCTGGCCGGTGTGCATGCCGTGCTGATGGGCGCGGGAGTGCCCCTGGCCATTCCGGGCGTGCTGGATGGCCTGGCCGCGGGGCAGGAAGTGCGGATCCGCCTGGAAGTGAAGGAAGCAGGCGAAGGACGCAACACCGAATTCATCTTCGATCCCGGGGCCCTGGGCATCGATGTGCCCCGGCCGCTCGTGCGCCCCGATTTCCTTGCGATCATTTCTTCCCATACCATCGGACGGGTGATGGTGCGCAAAGCCAGCGGCAAGGTGGACGGCTTCGTGGTCGAAAATCACACCGCGGGCGGCCACAACGCTCCTCCCCGCCAGAACGGCACCCGCCCCGGGGAAACCCCGGCCTACACCCAGCGCGACATTCCCGAGCTGGACCGCATCGCCGAACTGGGCCTGCCTTTCTGGTTGGCCGGCTCCTGCGCTTCTCCCGAAAAATTGGCGGAAGCCCGGGCCGCCGGTGCCGCGGGCATCCAGATCGGCTCGGCCTTCGCCTTCTGCGACGAGTCCGGAATCGCTCCCGAACTCAAGCGTCGTGCGCTGAAGGCCAGCAGTGAAGGCCACCTGGAAGTACGCACGGATTTCCGCGCTTCCCCCACGGGGTATCCTTTCAAGTTGATTCCCCTCGAAGGCACCCTCGTCGATGGAGCCAAAGCCAGCGAACGCGAACGGGTCTGCGACCTCGGTTTCCTGCGCAGCGCCTTCGAGAAGGAGGGTGGCGAACTGGGCTACCGTTGCTCGGCAGAACCCGTGCCCCATTTCGAGCGCAAGGGCGGCACGGCGGAGGACACCCAGGGGCGGCTCTGCCTCTGCAATGGCCTGATGGCCACCATCGGTCTGGGACAGCGTCGCTCCTATGGTGAGGAGTTGCCCATCATGACCGCGGGGGATGCAGCCGCCGATGCCGCGACCTTCTGCAAGGATGGACGGCTCTCCTATACCGCCGCCGACGTCATCGAGCACGTTCTGGGGCATGTCTCCGCGATTTCCCACACGAACCTCGAGGCAGACCAGCGCTCGGGCGGTGCAGACAGCAACTTCGATCTGGCCGCAGATCCCACCTGA
- a CDS encoding glycosyl hydrolase 53 family protein, which produces MLASLLPGLSLLIAPSAQAVPVDFQVELAVAQAYGQLVDGSVVLLAGDFNAWDGSQNPLTAQGTLWQTQAELSPGFHQWKFVIQDSGGGLLWESSIENRQSVIPAGPLQLPLAWWDRLDAPAIPLQPAQIRFRCDTSLIQAQGLFHPQSDQLAILGAHTALGNWQLPSALLDLEQGSEYGAWLSFSGLCEQPVAWKTVVIPGDGAPWIWEAGLDHSLVWSGSNLDAWPPPAGDGVADAELPLRLFGHGPEWQPEEVALGADLSFTARLESEGAVWSRRGEAGDLFDLYRDTGWSILRLRLWHSPNDPWHGLDSTIALARRGQQAGFRLLLDLHFSDSWADPGQQTPPAIWQGLPLATLADSLRNYTARVIQRFHGEGLDPEWVQLGNEIDGGLLWPVGAVGGANDTPAQWDNLATLLAAAAEGAWQDLPVDARPRRLIHLSQGGNATGVMRFLEEMASRGLSWESTGLSFYPWWHGDFSALRTTLGRLCTERPEEVLIVETDYPWTLDWNDNTGNFVGLPEQLLEGFPATPQGQLDYYRALRALCRDQPGTGVSAICLWEPAWISTSGFGSVQENLALFDFQGNALPALDLLVPRAPQLQLLSVSPGFLSLVWTTVDGAGEYRVESAPTPDGPWRIAAECSVSGCVFPAPLGTRCYRVVALAGGP; this is translated from the coding sequence ATGCTGGCCAGCCTGCTGCCGGGACTCTCCCTGCTGATTGCACCCAGTGCCCAGGCGGTACCGGTCGACTTTCAGGTGGAGCTGGCGGTGGCCCAGGCCTACGGCCAGCTGGTGGATGGCTCGGTGGTGTTGCTGGCGGGCGACTTCAACGCCTGGGACGGCAGCCAGAACCCTCTGACCGCGCAGGGCACTCTCTGGCAGACACAGGCGGAGTTGAGCCCTGGATTTCACCAGTGGAAATTCGTGATCCAGGATTCCGGCGGCGGCCTGCTCTGGGAAAGTTCAATCGAGAACCGCCAGTCCGTGATCCCGGCGGGACCGCTGCAACTGCCATTGGCCTGGTGGGACCGGCTGGACGCGCCGGCGATTCCCCTGCAGCCAGCCCAGATTCGCTTCCGGTGTGACACATCCCTGATCCAGGCCCAGGGACTCTTCCATCCCCAGAGTGACCAGCTGGCCATCCTGGGCGCCCACACGGCTCTGGGCAACTGGCAGCTTCCATCGGCCCTGCTGGATCTCGAGCAGGGAAGCGAGTACGGAGCCTGGCTGAGTTTCTCGGGACTCTGCGAGCAGCCCGTGGCCTGGAAGACGGTGGTGATCCCCGGGGATGGTGCTCCTTGGATCTGGGAAGCTGGATTGGATCACAGTCTGGTCTGGTCCGGCAGCAATCTGGACGCCTGGCCCCCTCCGGCCGGGGATGGGGTTGCCGATGCCGAACTGCCCTTGCGTCTGTTCGGTCACGGTCCGGAGTGGCAGCCGGAAGAGGTCGCCCTGGGCGCGGATCTGTCCTTCACCGCCCGGCTCGAATCGGAAGGCGCGGTCTGGTCACGCAGGGGAGAAGCCGGGGACCTCTTCGACCTGTATCGTGACACGGGCTGGAGCATCCTGCGTCTGCGACTGTGGCACAGCCCCAACGACCCCTGGCACGGACTGGATTCGACCATTGCCCTGGCCCGGCGTGGCCAGCAGGCCGGATTCCGTCTGCTGCTGGACCTGCATTTCTCCGACAGCTGGGCCGATCCCGGCCAGCAGACTCCTCCCGCCATCTGGCAGGGACTGCCCCTGGCCACCCTGGCCGACTCGCTGCGCAACTACACCGCGCGCGTGATCCAGCGATTCCATGGCGAAGGCCTGGACCCCGAATGGGTGCAACTGGGCAATGAAATCGACGGTGGCCTGCTCTGGCCCGTTGGAGCCGTGGGAGGAGCCAACGATACGCCCGCGCAGTGGGACAACCTGGCGACCCTGCTCGCGGCGGCCGCCGAAGGTGCCTGGCAGGACCTGCCCGTGGATGCCCGCCCGCGCCGCCTGATCCATCTGTCCCAGGGGGGCAATGCGACCGGCGTGATGCGTTTCCTTGAGGAGATGGCGAGCCGTGGCCTGAGCTGGGAAAGCACGGGGCTCTCGTTCTACCCTTGGTGGCATGGCGACTTCAGCGCATTGCGCACCACGCTGGGGCGCTTGTGCACCGAGCGCCCGGAAGAGGTGCTGATCGTGGAGACCGATTACCCCTGGACGCTTGACTGGAACGACAACACGGGCAACTTCGTCGGGCTGCCCGAGCAGCTGCTGGAAGGTTTTCCGGCCACTCCCCAGGGACAACTGGACTACTATCGCGCCCTGCGCGCACTCTGCCGCGACCAGCCGGGCACGGGGGTAAGCGCGATCTGTCTCTGGGAACCGGCCTGGATCAGCACCTCCGGTTTCGGCAGCGTGCAGGAGAATCTGGCCCTCTTCGACTTCCAGGGCAACGCCCTGCCCGCCCTGGATCTGCTGGTACCGCGGGCGCCCCAGCTGCAGCTGCTGAGTGTCTCACCCGGCTTCCTGAGTCTTGTCTGGACAACCGTGGACGGTGCGGGCGAATACCGGGTCGAGAGTGCGCCAACACCCGATGGGCCCTGGCGGATTGCAGCCGAATGCAGCGTGTCGGGCTGCGTCTTTCCGGCCCCCCTGGGAACACGCTGCTATCGTGTGGTGGCGCTTGCCGGCGGACCCTGA
- a CDS encoding CZB domain-containing protein, protein MTPASTAHQTLPFEMDSSGSPLDLCLREMAQGNFLQDPGTQGSMEDAIRLLSRFLVQRSKHDLKDTVAMSQRASESMAAVTFLTADIREASENADTIASAVEQLGQAIADVRDSSSRTAGSANLVEADVSQGLEAMTRAVEAIVAIAHSMRTTGEQIQRLNKDSEQIGQIARDIERIAAQTNLLALNATIEAARAGEAGKGFAVVANEVKELANQTARATQHINAQVLTIRNGIATLTEAGSRTGQEVASGQESILSAQSKLQDVSQHVKQVMESVVANAASVEEQTVATRDVARSVGIIASKARRASVLADRAVDAVAGQEQILKRQMDSLDQLDIPGKVLEQAKSDHFAWKKRLADLLIGRTGLDTASLTDHRQCRLGKWYASVSDPVMRQSSEFQSLDEPHARVHAHAREVVRLFNAGLKEEAEAEYARMEEASVDVVRLLEALAARRDS, encoded by the coding sequence ATGACTCCAGCATCCACGGCACACCAGACCCTTCCATTCGAGATGGACTCCTCCGGCAGCCCCCTGGACCTCTGCCTGCGCGAAATGGCGCAAGGCAACTTCCTCCAGGACCCCGGCACCCAGGGCTCGATGGAAGACGCCATCCGCCTGCTGTCACGCTTTCTGGTGCAGCGCAGCAAGCACGACCTCAAGGACACGGTGGCCATGTCCCAGCGGGCGAGCGAGTCGATGGCCGCCGTGACCTTCCTGACTGCCGACATCCGTGAGGCATCCGAGAATGCCGACACCATCGCCTCCGCCGTGGAACAGCTGGGCCAGGCGATTGCGGATGTCCGGGACAGCAGCTCCCGGACCGCCGGAAGCGCCAATCTGGTCGAGGCGGATGTCTCACAGGGTCTGGAGGCGATGACCCGCGCGGTGGAAGCCATCGTGGCGATCGCGCACTCGATGCGGACCACCGGCGAACAGATCCAGCGCCTCAACAAGGATTCCGAGCAGATCGGGCAGATCGCCCGTGACATCGAGCGGATCGCCGCCCAGACCAACCTGCTGGCCCTGAACGCGACCATCGAAGCCGCGCGCGCGGGCGAGGCGGGAAAGGGCTTCGCCGTGGTGGCCAACGAAGTCAAGGAGCTGGCCAATCAGACCGCCCGGGCGACACAGCACATCAATGCCCAGGTGCTCACCATCCGGAATGGAATCGCCACCCTGACCGAAGCGGGATCGCGGACCGGCCAGGAGGTTGCCAGCGGCCAGGAGTCCATCCTCAGCGCACAGAGCAAGCTGCAGGACGTCTCACAACACGTGAAGCAGGTGATGGAAAGTGTGGTGGCCAATGCGGCCAGCGTCGAGGAACAGACCGTCGCGACCCGGGACGTGGCCCGCAGCGTGGGCATCATCGCCAGCAAGGCGCGGCGCGCGTCCGTGCTGGCCGACCGCGCGGTGGATGCGGTGGCCGGCCAGGAGCAGATTCTGAAGCGGCAGATGGACTCGCTGGACCAGCTGGACATTCCCGGCAAGGTGCTCGAGCAGGCCAAGTCGGATCACTTCGCCTGGAAGAAGCGACTGGCCGACCTGCTGATCGGCAGGACGGGACTGGACACGGCCTCGCTCACGGATCACCGTCAGTGTCGTCTGGGCAAGTGGTACGCCTCCGTGAGCGACCCTGTGATGCGCCAGAGCAGCGAGTTCCAGTCACTGGACGAACCCCATGCCCGCGTGCATGCCCATGCCCGTGAGGTGGTGCGGTTGTTCAATGCGGGTCTGAAGGAGGAGGCCGAAGCGGAGTACGCCCGCATGGAAGAGGCCTCCGTCGATGTGGTGCGCCTGCTCGAAGCGCTGGCCGCACGACGGGATTCCTGA
- a CDS encoding DinB family protein: MEMTLLADQIERAFRGDSWHGPAVLEVLAGITAEDAAAHPIAGAHSIWEIVLHMASGYALVLGRIQGDRIQLEEDQEWPSVQEVRDDLWQADLARLDQLNRQLVRAVGEFSPARLGDPLGSEFTAATQFLGAPQHDLYHAGQIVMLKKALARSRQQA, translated from the coding sequence ATGGAGATGACCTTGCTGGCCGACCAGATCGAACGCGCGTTCCGGGGCGACTCCTGGCATGGCCCCGCGGTGCTTGAGGTGCTGGCGGGAATCACGGCCGAGGACGCGGCAGCCCACCCGATCGCCGGTGCCCACAGCATCTGGGAGATCGTGCTCCACATGGCGTCAGGCTACGCTCTGGTGCTGGGGCGGATCCAGGGTGACCGGATCCAGCTGGAGGAGGATCAGGAGTGGCCCTCCGTCCAGGAGGTGCGCGACGACCTCTGGCAGGCTGACCTGGCCAGGCTTGACCAGCTGAACCGGCAGCTGGTCCGCGCCGTGGGCGAATTTTCCCCCGCCCGTCTTGGCGACCCGCTGGGCTCGGAGTTCACGGCGGCCACCCAGTTTCTGGGGGCACCCCAGCACGACCTGTACCACGCGGGCCAGATCGTGATGCTCAAGAAGGCTCTGGCCCGGTCCCGGCAGCAGGCCTGA
- a CDS encoding cobalamin-independent methionine synthase II family protein, with amino-acid sequence MSGLPLFPVSTVGSWPRSHRLLLAQRNKRRGSLSRAEFLHQAREEIRQCVEIQRRAGVHLITDGELTRDNFYSFVSEKLAGTRLMSLADMLELVEDREGFEDLLERLDVPAASIQNPTCIARLERREPLVTEDLRFLRTLCDEPLKVTLPGPYILSRALWVPEVSSAAYASKEDLAEDVVAILVAEVREAAAAGAAVIQLDEPVLTELVFTQGKTRTFMCAALAARQDPAEELEFAIGLINRVVSAIHAESDCRSALHVCRGNWSTREDTLLAGSYRPLEPVFARLEVQQLVLEYATPRAGDLMTFAGKSLGLGVVNPRSPGVESVDGILARLEEALEHYSPEALSLNPDCGFATFSERPMNSWEIARAKLEAMAEAARVLRAR; translated from the coding sequence ATGAGCGGGCTGCCACTGTTTCCGGTGAGCACGGTGGGAAGTTGGCCGCGCAGCCACCGGCTGCTGCTGGCGCAGCGCAACAAGCGGCGCGGGAGTCTCTCCCGCGCCGAGTTCCTGCACCAGGCGCGCGAGGAGATCCGCCAGTGTGTCGAGATCCAGCGACGGGCGGGCGTGCACCTGATCACCGACGGCGAACTGACCCGCGACAACTTCTACTCATTCGTCAGTGAAAAGCTGGCCGGCACACGCCTGATGTCCCTGGCCGACATGCTGGAGCTGGTGGAGGATCGCGAGGGTTTCGAGGACCTGCTCGAACGCCTGGATGTGCCCGCGGCCTCGATCCAGAATCCCACCTGCATCGCACGACTGGAGCGACGGGAGCCGCTGGTGACCGAGGATCTGCGCTTCCTGCGGACACTGTGTGACGAACCACTCAAGGTCACACTGCCCGGCCCCTACATCCTCAGCCGTGCGCTCTGGGTGCCCGAAGTGAGCTCGGCGGCCTACGCAAGCAAGGAAGACCTGGCCGAGGATGTGGTGGCGATTCTGGTGGCCGAGGTGCGCGAGGCGGCGGCCGCGGGAGCCGCGGTGATCCAGCTGGACGAGCCCGTGCTGACCGAACTGGTCTTCACCCAGGGCAAGACCCGCACTTTCATGTGCGCCGCCCTGGCCGCACGCCAGGATCCTGCCGAGGAACTGGAATTCGCGATTGGTCTGATCAATCGGGTGGTTTCGGCCATCCATGCCGAGTCGGATTGCCGCAGCGCGCTGCATGTCTGCCGGGGCAACTGGAGCACCCGGGAAGACACTCTGCTGGCCGGAAGCTATCGCCCGCTGGAACCGGTCTTCGCCCGCCTGGAGGTGCAGCAGCTGGTGCTTGAGTATGCCACCCCGCGCGCGGGCGATCTGATGACCTTCGCGGGCAAGTCACTGGGCCTGGGCGTGGTCAATCCCCGTTCGCCCGGTGTGGAATCGGTGGACGGGATTCTGGCTCGCCTCGAAGAGGCACTCGAGCACTACTCGCCTGAAGCCCTGTCGCTGAACCCGGACTGCGGCTTCGCCACCTTCAGCGAGCGCCCGATGAACAGCTGGGAAATCGCCCGGGCCAAGCTGGAGGCCATGGCGGAGGCGGCCCGCGTGCTGCGCGCGCGCTGA
- a CDS encoding PhnD/SsuA/transferrin family substrate-binding protein: protein MSKPILLGAVVYDPRVVLIWDIIKAYFNASGCPMDYVFYSNYELQTRALLEGQIQIAWQSPLAWLDTVRQAPGSARAIAMRDTDRDRVSHIVCRTENAPASVAELRGRRLGLGAWDSPQAALIPLNLLRLAGLDPARDLDCRRFDVLVGKHGDHIGGERDALDALKSGQLDACAMLDLNWETWCADGSIDRAGYRILATTGLFDHCVFAVLDHLEPDHEDHWLRVLFSMDYSNPDHREMMDMEGLKAWLPGRTSGFAELSRAVHDENFFERRDAGEWSTAAGKVR, encoded by the coding sequence ATGTCCAAACCAATTCTGCTGGGAGCCGTGGTCTACGACCCCCGCGTGGTGCTGATCTGGGATATCATCAAGGCCTATTTCAACGCCAGCGGCTGTCCCATGGACTATGTGTTCTACAGCAACTATGAACTGCAGACCCGCGCTCTGCTCGAGGGGCAGATCCAGATCGCCTGGCAGAGCCCGCTGGCCTGGCTGGATACCGTACGCCAGGCTCCAGGCAGCGCACGGGCCATTGCCATGCGTGACACCGACCGTGACCGGGTCTCGCACATCGTCTGTCGCACGGAGAATGCCCCCGCCTCGGTCGCTGAGTTGCGCGGGCGCCGTCTGGGTCTGGGGGCCTGGGATTCACCCCAGGCTGCGCTGATTCCGCTGAACCTGTTGCGTTTAGCGGGTCTGGACCCGGCCCGGGACCTGGACTGCCGGCGCTTCGATGTGCTGGTGGGCAAGCACGGCGATCACATCGGCGGAGAACGGGACGCCCTGGATGCCCTCAAGTCCGGGCAGCTGGACGCTTGCGCCATGCTGGACCTGAACTGGGAGACATGGTGCGCCGATGGCAGCATCGACCGGGCTGGTTACCGGATTCTGGCCACCACCGGACTGTTCGATCATTGTGTCTTCGCGGTGTTGGATCACCTGGAACCGGATCATGAGGATCACTGGTTGAGGGTGCTGTTCAGCATGGATTACTCCAACCCGGATCATCGCGAGATGATGGACATGGAAGGACTGAAGGCCTGGCTGCCTGGCCGCACCTCCGGTTTTGCCGAGTTGTCACGCGCGGTGCACGACGAGAACTTCTTCGAGCGTCGGGATGCCGGAGAGTGGAGCACGGCGGCCGGGAAGGTCCGATGA
- a CDS encoding acyl-CoA/acyl-ACP dehydrogenase codes for MYRLNERETTIAARVAVLSDKIIAPAASAVDRDGRFPREAMDALAAEGFMGLTVPETLGGMGVSVRGTMAVLEQLAQRCGSTAMVYLMHVCGTACYIQQASVDPAGPFAALLGEVAGGRHLSTLAWSEKGSRSHFWAPVGRTTADGTGVVLNAAKSWVTTAGEADGYVATASSVTGEGVDLYLLRKGDEGLRIAGGWDGMGLRGNCSAPMDLENCHLPSERRIGEAGKALDIMLGVVLPIFQLGCAAIATGLAESTVQQTVAHLTGSRLDHLDSRLADLPTQRARLAQMRIQVDRSRAHIASVLHSVENPDDSTLLGVLESKASAADSARDVTELAMLACGGAAFSKHLEVERCFRDCRAMSVMAPTSDVIREFIGRALVGLPVFG; via the coding sequence ATGTACCGACTGAACGAGCGAGAAACGACGATCGCAGCCCGGGTGGCTGTGCTTTCCGACAAGATCATCGCGCCCGCCGCGTCCGCTGTGGACCGGGATGGGCGCTTTCCGCGAGAGGCCATGGACGCTCTGGCTGCCGAAGGCTTCATGGGGTTGACCGTGCCCGAAACCCTCGGGGGCATGGGCGTTTCGGTGCGGGGCACGATGGCCGTTCTGGAACAGCTGGCTCAACGCTGCGGATCCACGGCCATGGTGTACCTGATGCATGTCTGCGGCACGGCGTGTTACATCCAGCAAGCATCCGTGGATCCCGCGGGGCCCTTTGCCGCCCTGCTGGGCGAGGTGGCCGGCGGGCGCCACCTGAGCACACTGGCCTGGAGCGAGAAGGGTTCGCGCAGCCACTTCTGGGCTCCCGTGGGCCGGACGACCGCGGACGGGACGGGAGTGGTGCTGAATGCGGCCAAAAGCTGGGTCACCACCGCGGGCGAGGCCGATGGCTATGTGGCCACGGCCAGCAGCGTGACCGGCGAAGGTGTGGACCTTTACCTGTTGCGCAAGGGTGACGAAGGCCTGCGGATCGCAGGAGGCTGGGATGGCATGGGCCTGCGGGGCAATTGCAGCGCCCCCATGGACCTGGAAAACTGCCACTTGCCCAGCGAGCGCCGCATCGGCGAGGCGGGCAAGGCCCTGGACATCATGCTGGGGGTGGTGCTGCCCATCTTCCAGCTCGGCTGCGCGGCCATTGCCACCGGCCTGGCCGAATCCACCGTGCAGCAGACCGTGGCCCATCTCACGGGCAGTCGGCTGGATCACCTGGACAGCCGCCTGGCGGATCTGCCCACCCAGCGGGCCCGACTGGCTCAGATGCGGATCCAGGTGGACCGTTCCCGGGCTCATATCGCCAGCGTGCTGCACTCGGTCGAGAACCCGGATGACAGCACACTGCTGGGAGTTCTGGAGAGCAAGGCCTCGGCAGCCGACTCGGCACGCGACGTCACCGAGCTGGCCATGCTGGCCTGCGGCGGCGCCGCCTTCAGCAAGCATCTGGAAGTTGAGCGCTGCTTCCGCGACTGCCGCGCGATGAGTGTGATGGCGCCCACTTCCGACGTGATCCGCGAATTCATCGGCCGGGCCCTGGTGGGCCTGCCCGTGTTCGGATAG
- a CDS encoding ATP-binding protein: MSSAEFPVPQALLELAIRLADGQQSLDPLDFPPDGPPTRPRRDRARKGRSRIPTSPFKAELDTLRSRLDAGGYSMTRELQDEDLQMLALLFAAWIEGDGSQRVLCLVRAIRPEGTGRLGLLERLEVMQTLRLLSRDEKRRPGLPGAPIAPGRLDLVEGWIGLHPAFLRRLLQGDGRACITEPADLPVDNERFLADLVDYGQFLHESGGEGVPESDTRSGREQAWSRLEEKARLSQEPLPFLELVRECGLEPVERDLLVYMLEENLRGMDCSIEELCAVLGTNPLDQIRQRRLFQSGSRLLTHQLITVGARGRFGRFPNRVALTARALERIMGQGADAEPREANLLAGSELLKERPVIRRWDQLVLPADTLEGLDSLLRRFENGTRERLARWGVWSEVQSLGDGLASKGALPVSNGLRLLLSGPSGTGKTLCAEALAQRLDRRLLVTDVGRLLSKWVGESQQNVSALFDDYERIVASTEKAPVLLLDECDQFLLQRGHPDSGSDQMRHEMLNLFLERLERVPGIVVATTNLVEVLDSAFNRRFDLKLVFHEPGPAEREHIWRQHLPAAVPLLEPIPFAELARRFVFNGGQIALVMHGALLAAATRGDGLLTQDLLDAAHLEERGRFDAAAPGDWGFRAG, from the coding sequence ATGAGTTCCGCCGAATTTCCTGTGCCCCAGGCTCTGCTCGAGCTGGCCATTCGCCTCGCGGATGGCCAGCAGTCTCTGGACCCGCTGGACTTTCCTCCCGACGGCCCACCGACGCGCCCCCGGCGTGATCGGGCCCGCAAAGGACGCTCGCGGATTCCCACCTCGCCCTTTAAGGCCGAACTGGACACGCTGCGCTCCAGGCTCGACGCGGGTGGCTACTCCATGACCCGCGAGTTGCAGGACGAAGACCTGCAGATGCTGGCGCTGCTCTTTGCCGCCTGGATCGAAGGCGACGGCAGCCAGCGTGTGCTCTGTCTGGTGCGTGCGATCCGCCCCGAAGGCACCGGCCGGCTGGGCTTGCTCGAGCGCCTGGAAGTGATGCAGACCCTGCGTCTGCTCAGTCGCGACGAAAAGCGTCGGCCCGGTCTGCCCGGTGCGCCCATCGCGCCCGGCAGACTGGATCTGGTCGAAGGCTGGATCGGGCTGCATCCTGCCTTTCTGCGGCGCCTGCTGCAGGGCGATGGCCGCGCCTGCATCACGGAACCCGCGGACCTTCCCGTGGACAATGAGCGTTTCCTGGCCGACCTGGTGGACTACGGTCAGTTCCTGCACGAGAGTGGTGGCGAAGGGGTGCCCGAGAGCGACACACGCAGTGGCCGCGAGCAGGCCTGGAGCCGACTGGAAGAAAAGGCCCGCCTCAGCCAGGAGCCCCTGCCCTTCCTCGAGCTGGTGCGTGAGTGCGGTCTGGAGCCGGTCGAACGCGACCTGCTGGTCTACATGCTCGAGGAGAATCTGCGCGGCATGGATTGCTCCATTGAGGAACTGTGTGCCGTGCTGGGCACCAACCCCCTGGACCAGATCCGTCAGCGGCGTCTGTTCCAGTCCGGGAGCCGTCTGCTGACTCACCAACTGATCACCGTGGGCGCCCGGGGGCGCTTCGGTCGGTTTCCCAACCGGGTGGCCCTGACGGCCAGGGCCCTGGAACGCATCATGGGCCAGGGGGCCGATGCGGAACCCCGGGAAGCCAATCTGCTGGCCGGCTCCGAGCTGTTGAAGGAGCGCCCCGTGATCCGTCGCTGGGACCAGTTGGTCCTGCCCGCTGACACACTCGAAGGGCTGGATTCGCTGCTGCGGCGTTTCGAGAACGGCACGCGCGAGCGCCTGGCACGTTGGGGTGTCTGGAGTGAGGTCCAGTCGCTGGGTGACGGACTCGCCTCCAAAGGAGCCCTCCCCGTGTCCAATGGACTGCGCCTGCTGCTGAGCGGCCCTTCGGGCACCGGCAAGACCCTCTGCGCCGAAGCACTGGCCCAGCGTCTGGACCGCCGGTTGCTGGTCACCGATGTGGGGCGCCTGCTCTCGAAGTGGGTGGGCGAGAGCCAGCAGAACGTGAGCGCGCTCTTCGACGACTACGAGCGCATCGTGGCCTCGACGGAGAAGGCCCCCGTGTTGCTGCTGGACGAGTGCGACCAGTTCCTGCTCCAGCGCGGGCATCCCGACTCGGGGTCCGACCAGATGCGACACGAGATGCTCAACCTGTTTCTCGAGCGGCTCGAGCGGGTGCCGGGCATCGTGGTGGCCACCACCAATCTGGTCGAGGTGCTGGACAGTGCCTTCAATCGCCGTTTCGACCTGAAACTTGTGTTCCACGAGCCGGGTCCCGCCGAGCGCGAACACATCTGGCGCCAGCACCTGCCCGCGGCCGTGCCCCTGCTGGAACCGATTCCCTTTGCGGAACTGGCCCGGCGTTTCGTGTTCAACGGGGGGCAGATTGCTCTCGTGATGCACGGTGCGCTGCTGGCGGCCGCCACACGCGGCGACGGCCTGCTCACCCAGGACCTGCTGGACGCCGCCCATCTGGAAGAGCGTGGCCGCTTCGATGCGGCCGCCCCGGGCGACTGGGGCTTCCGGGCTGGCTGA